The Thioalkalivibrio sulfidiphilus HL-EbGr7 genome includes a window with the following:
- a CDS encoding histone deacetylase family protein produces MSLYFISHPACLEHHTPAHHPERPERLSAIDDQLITSGLGMWLDHREAPRVTREQLLRVHDGAYLDELAGLRPGPDETLCIDGGDTYVSAGSLEAASRAAGAVVHGVDLVMGDARNVAFCSVRPPGHHAGRDQAMGFCLYNNIAVGAAHGLEAHGLERVAIADFDVHHGNGTDDIFLHEPRVLLCSTFQHPYYPHAGAEDRHGAPRVNVPLPAGTRGAAYRAAVSDRWLPALDAFRPQLLLISAGFDGHLEDDMAGFALVEADYEWVTRELRGIAERHAGGRIVSVLEGGYALSALGRSVVAHLKALL; encoded by the coding sequence ATGAGTCTGTACTTCATCTCCCATCCGGCCTGTCTGGAACACCACACGCCGGCCCATCACCCGGAGCGTCCCGAACGTCTTTCCGCCATCGACGATCAGCTCATCACCTCGGGCCTGGGCATGTGGCTGGATCACCGCGAGGCGCCCCGGGTGACCCGGGAGCAGTTGCTGAGGGTGCATGACGGGGCCTACCTGGACGAACTTGCAGGCCTGCGACCCGGGCCGGACGAGACCCTGTGCATCGACGGCGGAGATACCTACGTGTCCGCGGGCAGCCTGGAGGCCGCCAGCCGGGCGGCCGGCGCGGTGGTGCACGGCGTGGACCTGGTGATGGGTGATGCGCGCAACGTGGCCTTCTGCAGCGTGCGGCCGCCGGGCCACCACGCCGGGCGCGACCAGGCCATGGGCTTCTGCCTCTACAACAACATCGCCGTGGGCGCCGCCCATGGCCTGGAGGCCCACGGCCTGGAGCGGGTGGCCATCGCCGACTTCGACGTGCACCACGGCAACGGCACCGACGACATCTTCCTGCACGAGCCCCGGGTGCTGCTGTGCTCCACCTTCCAGCACCCTTACTATCCCCACGCGGGCGCCGAGGACCGCCACGGCGCACCCCGGGTGAACGTACCCCTGCCCGCGGGTACCCGCGGCGCGGCCTATCGCGCCGCGGTCAGCGACCGCTGGCTGCCGGCGCTGGATGCCTTCCGGCCCCAGCTGCTGCTGATCTCGGCGGGTTTCGACGGCCACCTGGAAGACGACATGGCCGGTTTCGCCCTGGTGGAGGCGGACTACGAGTGGGTGACGCGCGAGCTGCGCGGGATCGCGGAGCGCCACGCCGGCGGGCGCATCGTCTCGGTCCTGGAGGGAGGCTATGCCCTGTCAGCCCTGGGACGCAGCGTGGTGGCGCACCTCAAAGCCTTGCTTTGA
- a CDS encoding thioredoxin family protein — protein sequence MARTPSVMLELGTPAPNFRLPDPSTGKSVSLDDFPGAKGFVIAFICNHCPFVQLIRHEFARFGREYTRKGLAVIAINSNDVENYPEDSPEHMKDETRRFGYTFPYLFDEDQSVARAYQAACTPDFFMFDADRKLVYRGQFDGCRPGSDLPVTGEDLRAAADALLAGQPIPEDQKPSLGCNIKWKPE from the coding sequence ATGGCACGCACCCCCTCCGTCATGCTGGAGCTGGGCACCCCGGCCCCCAACTTCCGCCTCCCCGACCCGAGCACCGGCAAGAGCGTCTCCCTGGACGACTTCCCCGGCGCCAAGGGCTTCGTGATCGCCTTCATCTGCAACCACTGCCCCTTCGTGCAGCTCATCCGTCACGAGTTCGCCCGCTTCGGCCGCGAGTACACCCGCAAGGGCCTGGCGGTGATCGCCATCAACTCCAACGACGTGGAGAACTACCCGGAAGACAGCCCGGAACACATGAAGGACGAGACCCGCCGCTTCGGCTACACCTTCCCGTACCTGTTCGACGAGGATCAGTCCGTGGCCCGCGCCTACCAGGCCGCCTGCACCCCGGACTTCTTCATGTTCGACGCTGACCGCAAGCTGGTCTATCGCGGCCAGTTCGACGGCTGTCGCCCGGGCAGCGACCTCCCGGTCACCGGCGAAGACCTGCGCGCCGCCGCCGACGCCCTGCTGGCCGGCCAGCCCATCCCCGAGGACCAGAAGCCGAGCCTGGGGTGCAACATCAAGTGGAAACCTGAATAA
- a CDS encoding TraR/DksA family transcriptional regulator produces MSDLFEDLRRQLEQLRDDLQSRLDRVERNVRHEAEPLDKDFAEQAVQRENEEVVDALGNEARRELARVHEALKRMNEGEYGICAACGEAIPEARLKILPQARLCAACASRQEGA; encoded by the coding sequence ATGAGCGATCTCTTCGAGGACCTGCGCCGGCAATTGGAACAGCTGCGCGATGACCTGCAATCCCGGCTGGATCGGGTGGAGCGCAATGTGCGCCATGAGGCCGAACCGCTGGACAAGGACTTCGCCGAGCAGGCGGTGCAGCGGGAAAACGAGGAGGTGGTCGATGCCCTCGGCAACGAGGCGCGACGGGAACTGGCCCGGGTGCACGAGGCCCTGAAGCGCATGAACGAGGGCGAGTACGGGATCTGCGCAGCCTGCGGTGAGGCCATCCCCGAGGCGAGGCTCAAGATCCTGCCCCAGGCGCGACTGTGCGCCGCCTGTGCGTCGCGGCAGGAAGGTGCCTGA
- a CDS encoding ferredoxin--NADP(+) reductase yields the protein MAAWLEGTVVERKRWTERLHSLRLEAPVEPFQAGQFNRLALDIDGERVGRPYSYVNAPGQSPLDFYFITVPDGPLSNRLAALNPGDRVQLMSRAQGFFTLSELPDAHILWLMATGTAIGPYLSMLRTETPWQRFERIVLIHAVRQAEELTYRDVIDGFRDFGRQFQFVPFVSRERHPGAMSGRVPAAIGDGSLERRVDLPLSADAAQVMLCGNPDMVRDTTEALKARGMKKNRRREPGHITTEHYW from the coding sequence ATGGCGGCTTGGCTGGAAGGCACAGTGGTGGAACGCAAGCGCTGGACCGAGCGTCTGCACTCCCTGCGCCTGGAAGCGCCGGTGGAGCCTTTCCAGGCCGGGCAGTTCAATCGTCTCGCCCTGGACATCGACGGCGAGCGGGTCGGTCGCCCCTACTCCTACGTGAACGCTCCGGGGCAATCGCCCCTGGATTTCTATTTCATCACCGTCCCCGACGGCCCCCTGAGCAACCGGCTAGCCGCGCTCAACCCTGGCGACAGGGTGCAACTCATGTCCCGCGCCCAGGGCTTCTTTACCCTCTCCGAGTTGCCCGACGCGCACATTCTCTGGCTCATGGCCACCGGCACGGCCATCGGTCCCTACCTGTCCATGCTGCGCACGGAAACCCCCTGGCAGCGCTTCGAGCGCATCGTGCTGATCCACGCGGTGCGCCAGGCCGAGGAGCTGACCTACCGGGATGTGATCGACGGCTTCCGGGACTTCGGCCGGCAGTTCCAGTTCGTGCCCTTCGTGAGCCGGGAGCGGCACCCCGGCGCCATGTCCGGTCGCGTGCCGGCGGCCATCGGCGACGGCTCCCTGGAACGTCGCGTGGACCTGCCCCTGTCCGCCGATGCCGCCCAGGTGATGCTGTGCGGCAACCCCGACATGGTGCGCGATACCACGGAGGCATTGAAGGCGAGGGGCATGAAGAAGAACCGGCGCAGGGAGCCGGGGCATATCACCACCGAGCACTATTGGTAG
- a CDS encoding protein disulfide oxidoreductase, with product MSETRSKRRRWIVWGVEILFFIVLFLAIKAWVQRDMISGEAPALSGYDLNGELVSLADFRGQTVLVHFWATWCRICQLEQGSIETLSHSWPVLTIATQSGNAQELREHMAANGLTHTVIVDADGRLAANYGVRGVPASFVVDGNGEIRFRETGFTTGWGLRTRLWLARVL from the coding sequence ATGAGTGAGACACGCAGCAAGCGCCGCCGCTGGATCGTCTGGGGCGTGGAGATCCTGTTCTTCATCGTGCTGTTTCTGGCCATCAAGGCCTGGGTGCAGCGGGACATGATCTCCGGCGAGGCGCCGGCGCTGAGCGGCTACGACCTGAACGGAGAACTGGTCAGCCTGGCGGACTTCCGCGGCCAGACGGTGCTGGTGCACTTCTGGGCCACCTGGTGCCGCATCTGCCAGCTGGAGCAGGGTTCCATCGAGACCCTGAGCCACAGCTGGCCGGTGCTCACCATCGCCACCCAGTCCGGTAACGCGCAGGAACTGCGCGAACACATGGCGGCCAACGGACTCACCCATACGGTGATCGTGGATGCCGACGGGCGCCTTGCCGCCAACTACGGGGTACGCGGCGTGCCCGCCAGCTTCGTGGTGGACGGCAACGGAGAGATCCGCTTCCGGGAGACGGGCTTCACCACCGGCTGGGGTCTGCGCACAAGACTCTGGCTGGCCAGAGTCTTGTGA
- a CDS encoding zinc metallopeptidase — MIFIVLIALVVLVLFLPSWWAGAVLRRHSVERQDYPGTGGEFARHLLDRYGMGHVKVEVTDRGDHYDPRDKAVRLSPAYLDGRSLTAVTVAAHEVGHAIQDHKGYGPLAWRSRLVGMAQGAEKLGAGLMMFAPVLLLATRAPAGGLIMFLAGMMSFGAAALVHLVTLPVELDASYRRAMPILASGYLPKQDLAPARRILTACAFTYVAASLASMLNLWRWLAILRR, encoded by the coding sequence ATGATCTTCATCGTCCTCATTGCCCTGGTTGTGCTCGTGCTGTTCCTGCCGTCCTGGTGGGCCGGGGCGGTGCTGCGCAGGCACAGCGTCGAGCGCCAGGACTATCCGGGCACCGGCGGGGAATTCGCCCGCCACCTGCTGGACCGTTACGGTATGGGCCACGTGAAGGTGGAGGTCACCGATCGGGGCGATCACTACGATCCCCGGGACAAGGCGGTGCGCCTCTCGCCGGCCTACCTGGACGGGCGGTCGCTCACCGCCGTGACCGTGGCGGCCCACGAGGTGGGTCACGCCATCCAGGACCACAAGGGCTACGGGCCGCTGGCCTGGCGTTCGCGTCTGGTGGGCATGGCCCAGGGGGCGGAGAAACTGGGCGCGGGGCTGATGATGTTCGCCCCGGTGCTGCTGCTGGCCACCCGGGCGCCGGCGGGCGGCCTGATCATGTTCCTGGCCGGCATGATGAGCTTCGGCGCCGCCGCCCTGGTGCATCTGGTCACCCTGCCGGTGGAGCTGGATGCGAGCTACCGGCGTGCCATGCCAATCCTGGCCAGCGGTTACCTGCCGAAGCAGGATCTCGCCCCGGCGCGGCGCATCCTCACCGCCTGCGCCTTCACCTACGTGGCCGCTTCACTGGCCAGCATGCTCAACCTGTGGCGCTGGCTGGCGATCCTGCGGCGCTGA
- the nadA gene encoding quinolinate synthase NadA: MSNAAARTIPVFPVPETDQITASVPHYQGAELEAVRERIKQLLKEKDAVLVAHYYVDGELQRLAEDTGGCVSDSLDMARFGHEHPASTLVVAGVRFMGETAKILSPEKRVLMPTLEAECSLDLGCPTDQFNAFCDEHPDRTVVVYSNTSAEVKARADYVVTSSIALKLAEHLKAQGKKLLWAPDKHLGDYIRRQTGADVVLWDGACVVHDEFKAQALRDLKAEHPEAAVLVHPESPAAVIALADVVGSTTQLVRAAAELPHKTLIVATDSGIFYKMHQAAPDKTLIEAPTGGHSATCRSCAHCPWMAMNGLHNLLSTLETGANEVHVEEAVRVKALRSTQRMLDFARQLQQPVLGRGDA, translated from the coding sequence TTGAGCAACGCCGCCGCCCGCACCATTCCGGTCTTCCCGGTCCCCGAGACCGACCAGATCACCGCCAGCGTGCCCCATTACCAGGGCGCGGAGCTGGAGGCCGTGCGCGAGCGCATCAAGCAGCTGCTCAAGGAGAAGGACGCGGTGCTGGTGGCCCATTACTACGTGGACGGCGAACTGCAGCGCCTCGCGGAGGACACCGGCGGCTGCGTGTCCGACTCCCTGGACATGGCCCGCTTCGGCCATGAACACCCGGCCTCCACCCTGGTGGTGGCCGGTGTGCGCTTCATGGGCGAGACCGCCAAGATCCTGAGTCCCGAGAAGCGCGTGCTCATGCCCACCCTGGAGGCGGAATGCTCCCTGGACCTGGGCTGCCCCACGGACCAGTTCAACGCCTTCTGCGACGAACATCCCGACCGCACCGTGGTGGTCTATTCCAACACCTCCGCCGAGGTGAAGGCCCGCGCCGATTACGTGGTCACCTCCAGCATCGCCCTGAAGCTGGCCGAACACCTCAAGGCCCAGGGCAAGAAGCTGCTCTGGGCGCCGGACAAGCACCTGGGTGACTACATCCGCCGCCAGACCGGCGCCGACGTGGTGCTCTGGGACGGCGCCTGTGTGGTGCACGACGAGTTCAAGGCCCAGGCCCTGCGGGACCTCAAGGCCGAGCACCCGGAGGCCGCCGTGCTGGTGCACCCGGAGTCACCGGCCGCGGTCATCGCGCTGGCCGACGTGGTGGGCTCCACCACCCAGCTGGTCAGGGCGGCCGCCGAGCTGCCCCACAAGACCCTGATCGTGGCCACCGACTCGGGCATCTTCTACAAGATGCACCAGGCGGCCCCCGACAAGACCCTCATCGAGGCCCCCACCGGCGGCCACAGCGCCACCTGTCGCAGCTGCGCCCACTGCCCGTGGATGGCCATGAACGGCCTGCACAACCTGCTCTCCACCCTGGAGACCGGCGCCAACGAGGTGCACGTGGAGGAAGCGGTGCGGGTCAAGGCCCTGCGCTCCACCCAGCGCATGCTGGATTTCGCCCGCCAGCTGCAGCAGCCCGTGCTGGGCCGGGGTGACGCATAA